One Chryseobacterium sp. StRB126 genomic region harbors:
- a CDS encoding bacteriocin-like protein, whose product MKNLKRLTKKSLKNINGGAQECPPIDDTCYSWCRWNAWQKSHCILGELCMPCDDY is encoded by the coding sequence ATGAAGAACTTAAAAAGACTTACAAAAAAGAGTTTGAAAAATATTAATGGAGGGGCACAAGAATGTCCTCCAATAGATGATACATGTTACTCCTGGTGCAGATGGAATGCTTGGCAGAAGTCTCATTGTATACTTGGAGAATTATGTATGCCTTGTGATGATTACTAA
- the rplU gene encoding 50S ribosomal protein L21: MFAIVEIAGLQYKVEQDQKLFVNRLKGDKGGKVSFDKVLLTVNGAITVGAPAVSGITVEAEILDHVKADKVIVFKKKRRKGYKVKNGHRQSLTQIVITGITGFEAGAKKAAKKETVKSEVLSDNATVNFSEDHELNYHLKKNNLSQSKENRETLITLGKAVKVELEKNILTHEEVDAAIIKNIDQFKALNK, from the coding sequence ATGTTTGCAATTGTAGAAATAGCAGGGCTTCAATACAAAGTTGAGCAAGACCAAAAGTTGTTTGTGAACCGTTTAAAAGGAGATAAAGGAGGAAAAGTATCTTTTGATAAAGTTCTTCTTACCGTAAACGGAGCAATCACTGTTGGCGCCCCAGCTGTAAGCGGAATCACTGTGGAAGCAGAGATCCTTGACCACGTAAAAGCTGATAAAGTAATCGTTTTCAAAAAGAAAAGAAGAAAAGGTTACAAAGTTAAAAACGGTCACAGACAATCTTTAACTCAAATCGTAATCACTGGTATTACAGGATTTGAAGCAGGAGCTAAAAAAGCTGCTAAAAAAGAAACTGTAAAGTCTGAAGTTCTTTCTGACAACGCAACTGTTAACTTTAGTGAAGATCACGAGTTGAACTATCACCTAAAGAAAAACAACTTGTCTCAGTCTAAAGAGAACAGAGAAACTTTAATTACTTTAGGTAAAGCAGTTAAAGTTGAATTAGAGAAAAATATTCTTACTCATGAAGAAGTAGACGCTGCTATCATTAAGAATATCGATCAATTTAAAGCACTTAACAAATAA
- a CDS encoding bacteriocin-like protein: MKNSKKLTKKQLKTIAGGERCPIPASWCSEWCGWSAWQKAHCANAVIDEMPCNC, from the coding sequence ATGAAAAATTCAAAAAAATTAACGAAAAAACAGTTGAAAACAATTGCTGGAGGTGAGAGATGCCCAATCCCTGCTTCATGGTGCAGCGAGTGGTGTGGATGGTCGGCTTGGCAAAAAGCGCATTGTGCTAATGCTGTTATTGATGAAATGCCTTGTAATTGCTAA
- a CDS encoding DUF5686 family protein: MMLNKTQKKHYFLFFFLTITSFAYAQNRASGKIVDAKNNKEVSKVDIFINDNKTPSLTTTSGSFSVQSDSIIQRLRFIRKNYTTETLDITPENAENIFVQLSQAKVSNIQEVVIQAGKPKYKNKKENPAYAIMQKVWAQKRNNGLEKFDTYSYKEYEKTQFDLNNIDSAFMKKKIFNKLDFIFDYADSTASGRLGLPVFLNEAVYENYGKNKPDKDSKRTLVAQKTSGFQDNQVITVSAKNLYRDINIYDNTLNYFDIGFQSPAGTDGFGTYDYNLVDTISIRGEKAFQIRYQPKRKDVLAFQGNLYIDTDTYAVLGATLRSTQKINVNFVNSVYTQLEYDNPDETTFLPKKLVTEVEMSPFSKKKGSKSIIARKSVDYSDYQFNTPLDPKVFKRKEEEYEDKFTDKDDAYWVKARPDTLSKSEQGVYKMLDQLQQTPKFNRMVKLFETLGSRYYNAFKGVDFGPIFSVYGRNEVEGDRIRIGARSYFGLNDPWRVQFYTAYGFKDHQIKYGAEARYMFNRLNRFMIGAGTSRDIVQLGGQLTSGDGVASRSLSSSTFFARGENISLSSVNQTSVFAAIEPWKNVQIRVDGVMQSIKSAIPEKFNLMYYQPDGQLRKTVNDSHVTISLIAKPGARFSQTGIDRYQAKNLAPTIILRYTRGIEGLFNADFNYNKLQFMFYKPFLIGTLGKTIVNFEAGKNFNTVPLALQNIIPANLSYGLAPNTFSQLNYYEFVADAYTTLHLEHHFNGKILSYIPLIKKLKLREVAFIRGAYGTLSDASKAINVEGFKYSAPNEHIYFEYGFGIENIGIGNLRIFRVDFNWRGNYLDRPDISKFGVKAGFQVGF; the protein is encoded by the coding sequence ATGATGTTAAACAAGACCCAAAAAAAACACTATTTTTTATTTTTTTTCCTGACCATTACCAGCTTTGCCTATGCTCAAAACAGAGCCAGTGGAAAGATTGTTGATGCCAAAAACAACAAGGAAGTGAGCAAAGTTGATATTTTTATCAATGATAATAAAACGCCATCTCTTACCACTACCTCGGGAAGCTTCAGCGTTCAGTCTGATAGTATTATCCAAAGACTGAGGTTTATCAGAAAGAACTATACTACAGAAACTCTTGATATTACTCCGGAGAATGCTGAAAATATTTTTGTTCAGCTTTCCCAGGCCAAAGTGAGCAATATTCAGGAGGTAGTGATACAGGCAGGAAAACCTAAATACAAAAACAAAAAGGAAAACCCTGCTTATGCAATTATGCAAAAAGTATGGGCTCAAAAAAGGAATAATGGTCTTGAAAAATTTGACACCTACTCATACAAGGAATACGAAAAGACTCAATTTGACCTTAACAATATAGACAGCGCCTTCATGAAGAAGAAAATCTTCAATAAGCTGGATTTCATTTTTGATTATGCAGATTCTACTGCCAGCGGGAGGCTTGGCCTTCCTGTATTTTTAAATGAAGCTGTGTATGAAAATTATGGTAAAAATAAACCGGATAAAGACAGTAAAAGAACTTTAGTTGCTCAAAAGACTTCAGGTTTTCAGGATAATCAGGTCATTACGGTTTCTGCAAAAAACCTTTACAGAGATATTAATATTTATGATAATACTTTAAACTATTTTGATATTGGGTTTCAGAGCCCGGCAGGAACTGACGGGTTCGGGACCTATGATTATAACCTTGTGGATACTATTTCTATTCGTGGAGAGAAGGCTTTTCAAATAAGATACCAACCTAAACGTAAGGACGTACTGGCATTTCAGGGAAATCTTTATATCGATACGGATACCTATGCTGTTCTGGGAGCTACTTTAAGATCTACACAAAAAATCAATGTTAACTTCGTCAACAGTGTTTATACTCAATTGGAATATGACAACCCAGATGAAACAACCTTTCTTCCCAAGAAATTGGTTACGGAAGTTGAAATGAGTCCTTTTTCCAAGAAGAAAGGATCCAAGAGTATTATTGCAAGAAAATCCGTAGACTATTCTGATTATCAATTTAATACACCTCTAGATCCTAAAGTTTTTAAAAGAAAAGAAGAGGAATACGAAGATAAGTTCACTGATAAAGATGATGCTTATTGGGTAAAAGCAAGACCAGATACTTTATCCAAATCTGAACAGGGGGTATATAAAATGTTAGATCAACTACAACAGACTCCAAAGTTCAACCGCATGGTGAAATTATTTGAAACTCTTGGTTCACGCTATTATAATGCTTTTAAAGGGGTAGATTTTGGCCCTATTTTCTCAGTTTATGGAAGAAATGAAGTAGAAGGAGACAGAATAAGAATTGGAGCAAGATCATATTTTGGATTGAATGACCCTTGGAGAGTTCAGTTCTATACTGCTTATGGATTTAAAGACCATCAGATAAAATATGGTGCTGAGGCACGATATATGTTCAACAGGCTTAACAGATTTATGATTGGAGCCGGAACCAGCAGAGATATTGTTCAGCTTGGGGGCCAGCTTACATCCGGTGATGGAGTAGCATCACGTTCTTTATCTTCCAGCACGTTTTTTGCCAGAGGGGAGAATATTTCTTTAAGTTCTGTAAACCAAACGAGTGTTTTTGCCGCTATTGAGCCATGGAAAAACGTACAGATAAGGGTTGACGGAGTGATGCAAAGCATTAAGTCAGCAATTCCAGAGAAGTTCAACCTGATGTATTATCAACCTGATGGACAACTAAGAAAAACGGTTAATGATTCTCATGTCACCATTAGCTTAATTGCTAAACCTGGAGCAAGATTTTCTCAAACGGGAATTGACAGATACCAGGCAAAAAACCTTGCACCTACTATTATTTTAAGATATACTAGAGGTATTGAAGGATTATTCAATGCTGATTTCAACTATAATAAGCTCCAATTTATGTTCTACAAACCGTTTTTGATCGGAACATTGGGAAAAACTATTGTGAATTTTGAAGCTGGAAAAAATTTCAATACTGTTCCTTTGGCTTTACAGAATATTATTCCTGCTAACCTTTCTTATGGTTTGGCCCCGAATACATTCTCTCAGCTTAATTATTACGAGTTTGTAGCTGATGCTTATACTACGCTTCATTTAGAACACCATTTTAATGGAAAGATTCTTTCTTATATTCCTTTGATCAAAAAGCTAAAACTTAGAGAAGTGGCTTTTATCAGAGGAGCGTATGGTACTTTAAGTGACGCATCTAAAGCAATTAATGTAGAGGGATTCAAATATTCAGCTCCAAATGAACATATTTATTTTGAATATGGGTTTGGTATTGAAAATATAGGAATTGGTAATTTAAGAATTTTCAGAGTAGACTTCAACTGGAGAGGTAATTATCTTGACAGACCTGACATTTCAAAATTCGGCGTTAAAGCTGGTTTCCAGGTAGGATTTTAA
- a CDS encoding bacteriocin-like protein, producing MKNLKKLTKKNLKEINGGAGSCPPVANSCNVWCRWTAWQKLHCPNNLFEEPCECI from the coding sequence ATGAAAAATCTGAAAAAACTAACAAAAAAGAATCTAAAAGAAATTAATGGTGGAGCAGGAAGCTGTCCTCCAGTAGCAAATTCTTGTAATGTATGGTGCAGATGGACTGCATGGCAAAAGCTGCACTGCCCAAACAATCTTTTTGAAGAGCCTTGTGAGTGTATTTAG
- the rpmA gene encoding 50S ribosomal protein L27, with protein MAHKKGVGSSKNGRESHSKRLGVKIFGGQAAIAGNIIVRQRGTQHHPGDNVGIGKDHTLFALVDGKVVFRKKANNRSFVSVEPNA; from the coding sequence ATGGCACACAAGAAAGGAGTCGGTAGTTCCAAGAACGGTAGAGAGTCTCACTCTAAGAGATTAGGTGTGAAGATTTTCGGAGGACAAGCAGCTATTGCCGGAAATATTATTGTTAGACAAAGAGGTACTCAGCACCACCCAGGTGATAACGTGGGAATCGGTAAAGATCACACTTTGTTTGCATTAGTAGATGGTAAAGTAGTTTTCAGAAAGAAAGCAAATAACAGATCTTTTGTATCTGTAGAGCCAAACGCATAA
- a CDS encoding T9SS type A sorting domain-containing protein yields the protein MKGKILLMWSVLASLSWQAQIKVLFDATKAETAGNADWVIDADTHNLKFSSTGADTTGTESNPQRIPTLAQSGITAATSETYWQGALSNWGIDLVRQGYVVETLPYNGNITYGNSSNPQDLSNYKVFVVVEPNIRFTASEKTAMLNFVANGGGLFMVSDHTISDRNNDGWDSPAIWNDFFTSNSIVNDPFGISFNLNNVSLASSNFAPANVNPAILNGPLGAPSQMKFSNGATMNLNKNNNSSVQGLIFTTGSSTSGTTNVMFATSTYGNGKICALGDSSVPDDGTGDSNDALYNGYTGDANGNHRPLLVNAVVWLATSSSLGVRDLTMKKEAMIYPNPVTDYVHIENTQFKTYKILDESGKTIGSGILPVNGVINIQYLPVGIYYLILQSDNETQSTKLVKK from the coding sequence ATGAAGGGTAAAATTTTACTAATGTGGAGTGTATTAGCTTCTTTAAGCTGGCAGGCTCAGATTAAAGTGCTGTTTGATGCTACTAAGGCAGAGACGGCAGGAAATGCAGATTGGGTTATTGACGCAGATACTCACAATCTTAAGTTTTCATCTACAGGAGCAGACACTACAGGAACAGAGTCTAATCCGCAAAGAATTCCGACTCTTGCCCAAAGCGGAATTACCGCTGCTACTTCGGAGACGTATTGGCAAGGAGCATTGAGTAATTGGGGGATTGATTTAGTAAGACAAGGTTATGTTGTAGAAACTTTACCTTATAATGGAAATATTACTTATGGCAACTCATCTAATCCTCAGGACCTTTCCAACTATAAAGTTTTTGTTGTTGTTGAGCCTAATATAAGATTTACAGCTTCAGAAAAAACAGCAATGTTGAATTTTGTGGCAAATGGAGGCGGACTTTTCATGGTTTCAGACCATACTATAAGTGACAGAAATAATGACGGTTGGGATTCTCCGGCCATCTGGAATGATTTTTTTACTTCCAACAGTATAGTGAACGACCCTTTTGGCATTAGTTTTAACCTGAATAATGTATCACTAGCGAGTTCTAATTTTGCACCAGCTAATGTAAATCCTGCAATTCTGAATGGTCCACTCGGTGCTCCAAGCCAAATGAAATTTTCCAACGGAGCCACAATGAACCTGAATAAAAATAATAATTCCTCAGTGCAAGGGCTCATATTTACTACTGGTTCTTCCACCAGTGGCACTACCAATGTAATGTTCGCAACTTCTACTTATGGAAATGGAAAAATATGTGCGTTAGGAGATAGCTCTGTTCCGGATGATGGTACAGGAGATTCTAATGATGCATTATATAATGGATATACAGGAGATGCTAATGGAAATCATAGACCTCTTTTGGTAAACGCAGTAGTTTGGCTGGCTACTTCATCAAGCCTTGGAGTTCGTGATTTGACAATGAAGAAGGAGGCTATGATATATCCTAACCCGGTAACAGATTATGTGCATATAGAAAATACACAGTTTAAAACTTATAAAATTTTGGATGAGTCTGGAAAAACGATAGGATCTGGCATACTTCCGGTTAATGGAGTGATTAATATTCAGTACTTACCTGTCGGTATCTATTATTTAATATTGCAATCAGATAATGAAACCCAATCTACGAAATTGGTAAAAAAATAG